The DNA sequence TTCTTTAGTTTTCCTGAAGTTCTAGTGAGTCAGATTGATAGCCTCAAGCAATTAACATGAGTTCTTGATTGTGTATCTTTTGACACAGGATATATCTGGGAAGAACAAACAAGTGAGAGAGCAGCAAGCAGTGGAGGAAATAAGCAATGGCTGCCGGAGGGCGAGACTCTGAATCCACACCGCTCGGTTCTGATGGAACACCGCCAGGTGGAGGTCagtatttgttttaaacaatttAATTAGTGAAAAGAATTACAAATAATTAAACTGATAAGCCAGTAACGTTTCaaatttcagaataaaaaaaacgtgtggtaggttattggaacgttgaatttatgacaaaacaattaAAACGTTGGATGTACGtaagtagacagacaggcaaatgCTCGCAAGCATCTTGCAAGCGAGTtttgttgacattttttttaGATAAGTCCATTATCTGTAACATAAgtcagtgtttgtttgtctgtctactaAAAAGACCACTGAGTCGACGTACTGTTCTGTGTAcgtgtaatgttttgtttttgtcaaattaaacgttcaaataaTCTACCATACTTGTTTTGTTCAAAGAATTAGAAATAAAAATGCAGCGTACAATCAATTGAATCAGTGCAGCACAAACAAGGTAAGCTTATTAAACTGCACTGCTCTTCAAAAATAGTTGAAGATCGGATTTGGCGGATGAACATAATGGATGTCAATAGGTTAGTGGGAATTGTAAATGGGAAAAACCCCAGACAGTGTATGCCAATGCATGAGCAcgaatgagacagagagagcagaATTGCTAAAACTAAAAGAGAGAGGTTGCATAAATATTTACTAAAATAGTAAAAACATTGGTTTGGCCCATGACTTTGAGAGAAAGGATTAAATGCTGTTCACACACCGCTACAAGAACAGCAAACATGACAGCATTTCATTAATTTTGTAAAGCTGCTATATCCAGGCCGGAACAGACACGGAtcaaccttatgtgcagacccagaaactgtatccatgtcccacctcaTGTCACCACAGTTGCACATCAAAGACCTCAGTAGTTCAGCTATAAGTGCAGATGGCCAGTTACACCTAAAACACGTACAAACCTAGGTAACCTAGGTAACCTggatagcgcgactcttgttgctgcacGTTGCGGCTAAGCTTTCCACTGAAAGATAGCGACCCAAATTTGCCAAGCAGTGGGATAATAAAGTatttaatgaaatgaaatgaaatttgTGACTGTTGTAGCAGTCGGCTCTGTCTGGCACCGAATTTCCTACCAACAGAATAATTAggtaaataaaatgaaatgaaatttgTGATTGTTGTTGCAGGGTCAGCCCCATCTAGCACGTACCAGTTCACGTACAGCCAGATGAACATGCACACCCACCAGTTGCACACTCCACACCTGACAGCTCAGAACGTGGGAGTACAGGGCCCTGTCATCCTCAACATGAACCCCTACGCTCGCTACCAGCCACGCCACCAGAGACCTGACGTGGAGGATCAAGCTTTGTGGACCATTCCTCCGCAAGTAGATGTGTCTGATCAATTTTCAGAGgatggtaagtgtgtgtgcgtgtgttgtttgCTGAAATAGCCATGTGTAATCACTGGTGGTAGGTCCATGTGTAATCACTGGTGGTAGGTCCATGTGTAATCACTGGTGGTCGGTCCATGTGTAATCACTGGTGGTAGGTCCATGTGTAATCACTGGTGGTAGGTCCATGTGTAATCACTGGTGGTCGGTCCATGTGTAATCACTGGTGGTAGGTCCATGTGTAATCACTGGTGGTAGGTCCATGTGTAATCACTGGTGGTCGGTCCATGTGTAATCACTGGTGGTCGGTCCatgttgtacagtggaaccctccatTCAAGACCTACCaatataagaccttgcttttccaAATTTTCCGTTCATAACGTCTggaaatgtacacacacacacacccccccccccccactccctttGCCGCTCCCTCCTATTTAAGACAGAATTTTCTCAGAATTCTAGAGGTCTGAAAGAGGGGTTCTGCTGTGTATCTATTGGGTTTTTTGGTTGAAGGAACTGAGGTGGGCTGGATTCTGACTTGTTTATGACACACGAAAACATTGTTCAGAAAATCAGCTTCAGTCATGAGATTCATGTTTTCATTGTGACTCAAGTTGATATTTTCtgaagacgggcgcagtggcgtggtggtaagacgtcggcctcctaatcgggaggtcgtgagtttgaatcacGGTCgatgccgcctggtgggttaagtgtggagatttttccgatctcccaggtcaacttatgtgcagacctgctagtgacttaaccccctccgtgtgtacacgcaagcacaagaccaaatgcgcatgaaaaagatcctgtaatccatgtcagagttcggtgggttatagaaacacgaaaatacccagcatgcctcggcatatgctgcctgaatggcggggtaaaaacagccatacacgtaaaaatccactcgtgctaaaaacatgagtgaacgtggaagtctaagcccatgaacgaagaagaagaagaagaagatattttCTTAACAATATTTTGGTTtgtcattgtcaaaataccCTGTTTTGGATGCAAAAAGGGTGGCATGATCATTTGAAATTTGTTCAAAAGTACGAAGGATTTTTTTCTTAAAGTTAAAGTAATGAAACTTGTACATCTTGTGCTTGATGAAGACCCCAGTGGTCAAAACGTCAcctgtatttgtttagttttcatCATTCCAACGTGAGTACAGgtatttttttgtcttttaaaGTAATGAATTGAGTTTAGAAAGGTCTGCTATATTTTTCTCCAGAGCTGAACCGCACCATTGAGGAGAAGTTTCTCAGCTTTGTGGCCAACTCTTGTGATGACAGTGCAAACTGGAGACGGTTAGGtaagtgtgttttttttatcccaAGTAGGTGATGACAATATTCATTTTGTTTCTCTGTGGAAATAGTCAGTATTTTcgcacaaacaagcaagacactttttcagcagcatttttgactcacatgcgaagcaaaagtgagtctatgtac is a window from the Littorina saxatilis isolate snail1 linkage group LG10, US_GU_Lsax_2.0, whole genome shotgun sequence genome containing:
- the LOC138978040 gene encoding uncharacterized protein, giving the protein MAAGGRDSESTPLGSDGTPPGGGSAPSSTYQFTYSQMNMHTHQLHTPHLTAQNVGVQGPVILNMNPYARYQPRHQRPDVEDQALWTIPPQVDVSDQFSEDELNRTIEEKFLSFVANSCDDSANWRRLARKLKLDAPSLTRLEQNYGDSIREFIYQLLLTWKRRNPDARVRQLIKVLSDSKLQKPALELKKYFSSIH